GAAGGGCCCGTGTGGGGAGCCGGCTGTAAGGGCGTCATAGCGGGCACCCTGTGCCGGGACGCGGTAGTTGTTGGAGAATGGTTGTAGGAGAGGGGTCATGGATCAATGGAACAGTTATTAATTGATACCTCTGTCTCAGACTTCAGAATCAGGCTGTGTCTGGCCTGGGAACAGAGCTTGGGAAATAGGCTCTGTGTCTAGGCCTGGGAAGTAGTACAAGGCCGGAATGAGATAATAAGGATGAGCATATCCTTGGAGATATGCTTGTACAAGAATAGGCTGTGTGACAAGATGTGCCCAGAGGAGATGGGATGTACCATGACGACGTGACTAGAGATGAGAAACTTGGCTTAAGAAACCTGGCTATAGTTGTAAATGCACGTGGGCTAAACATTACAAAGACCTTTGTAAATTGACCAAGGAAAGCTGTTGCTGACTTTGCTTGTAGCAAACCCTATATAAACTGACAGGATTTTTGAATAAATGGAGCTTGCTTATCAATCATACTGATTGTGCTTGTGTTCCCCACCGCCCACATCAGGCAGTGGAGCCCGTAGGAGGGACGGGGGTGTGGGACGGGGGTCGGCAGTGACCGTGCAGGGCCCGGCTCTGGGTCTGAGCCCGGGGCAGCGACACCTCCGTGCTGGAAggttccagctgtgctggctcagcTCTTTCTCCTCGCTGAACACAGCTGTGCTCCTGGCTTCGGGCAAGGCATGGGGCAGTGCTGTCAAACTGACAGAGGGGTGGATAGGTGGggtattgggaaggaatttttcaCTGCGAGGCtagggaggccctggcacaggtgcccaggcatgctgtggctgcccctggatccctggcagtgcccaaggccaggctggatgcagtttggagcagcctgggacagtggaaggtgtctctatccatggcaggggtggaactggcACCATTCTTGGATTATTCTGAGTCTTCTACATTTATCTTAATCTCTAGGGAGAAAGATCTCGACGAGGTCCTGCAGACACACACAGTGTTTGTCAATGTCTCCAAAGGCCAGGTGGCGAAGAAGGAAGATCTGGTTAAAGCATTTGGGACAGATGACCAGACAGAAATCTGTAAGATGGTAGGTTTCACGCATTTTGCTTTATAAAAGATGTGAGATTTAGTCACTCAGGTTGGTTTGTACTGGAGAGTGTTTGTAGAATGCTGCTATAGGTGAAAGGGTTGTTTGTTAAGAAATGGATA
The Taeniopygia guttata chromosome 19, bTaeGut7.mat, whole genome shotgun sequence DNA segment above includes these coding regions:
- the SBDS gene encoding ribosome maturation protein SBDS (The RefSeq protein has 5 substitutions compared to this genomic sequence), translating into MWPWCGHGAPASASRSPVTATRSWAGAAERKKISTRSCKHTQCLSMSPKARWRKRNIWLKHLGGMTRQKSVR